One region of Chlorogloeopsis sp. ULAP01 genomic DNA includes:
- a CDS encoding RNA polymerase sigma-70 factor, whose product MSHLETFNQHRPLLFGIAYRMLGTATDAEDMVQETFLRWQQTAEDTVKSAKTYLSTIITRLCIDHLRSARVQREQYVGSWLPEPIITQQSDDPAALLELADSLSMAFLVILERLSPIERAVFLLREVFEYDYDEIAQMVGKSPANCRQILRRSRQHITAQRLRFPVSHQQQEQITTKFLEASTQGNLQSLLALLAKDVTYWSDGGGQVAAALKPLQGSMKVARFLLAIRSKWLAEAVNHIIDINGQSGIITFVNGCIHSVTTFEIVDGYIQSVYTVRNPEKLKRIMANSPS is encoded by the coding sequence ATGAGTCATCTCGAAACCTTCAACCAGCATCGTCCTCTTTTATTTGGGATTGCCTACCGGATGTTGGGAACGGCTACTGATGCTGAAGACATGGTACAAGAAACCTTCCTGCGCTGGCAGCAAACAGCAGAAGACACGGTGAAATCTGCTAAAACTTATTTGTCAACAATTATCACCCGCCTGTGCATTGACCATCTGCGCTCTGCCCGTGTGCAACGAGAGCAGTACGTAGGGTCGTGGCTACCTGAACCGATTATAACTCAACAATCCGATGATCCAGCTGCTCTGTTAGAGTTGGCAGATTCCCTTTCGATGGCGTTTTTAGTGATTCTAGAACGCTTATCACCCATCGAACGAGCCGTATTTCTGCTGCGGGAAGTTTTTGAGTATGACTACGACGAAATTGCTCAGATGGTAGGGAAAAGTCCAGCCAACTGCCGCCAAATTCTGCGGCGATCGCGCCAGCATATCACTGCTCAACGTCTTCGCTTTCCGGTTTCCCATCAACAACAGGAGCAAATTACAACAAAATTCCTAGAAGCTTCAACCCAGGGTAATTTGCAAAGTTTGCTGGCACTTCTAGCAAAAGATGTCACTTATTGGTCGGATGGCGGAGGACAGGTTGCTGCTGCCTTAAAACCGCTACAGGGATCAATGAAAGTCGCCCGGTTTTTGCTGGCGATTCGCAGCAAATGGCTTGCTGAGGCGGTTAATCACATCATCGACATTAATGGACAGTCTGGCATAATCACGTTCGTTAATGGTTGCATTCACAGCGTAACGACATTTGAAATTGTGGATGGCTATATTCAATCTGTCTACACTGTCAGGAATCCAGAGAAGTTGAAGCGAATTATGGCAAATTCACCTTCATGA